From a region of the Castanea sativa cultivar Marrone di Chiusa Pesio chromosome 10, ASM4071231v1 genome:
- the LOC142612910 gene encoding pentatricopeptide repeat-containing protein At4g18520, chloroplastic-like: MLSATLLLPPFFLSQPPPFLSTQQSNSKPKPKSKSKSSAQTKNSKSRNINNYNNINHDHCYRTTSNFHCCFCSEDPVDISIAQQNPDVGISDNNQWPSPDLLAVWLRSSRSLKEARRIHAFVLKCLRDSATYVGNNLISTYLGFGKLAEARKVFDKMPKKNVVTWTAIIDGYLEFGLDDEALRLFQDSIKNRVRANGSMFVCVLNLCRRRSDFELGSQIHACIVKGGWRNLIVDSAVVYFYAQCGELQSAFCVFDRMPEWDVVCWTTMVTACSQQGCGQEAFSLFSRMLSKGFSPNEFTICSVLKACGEEKVLKFGRQLHGAVVKKVYRKDIFVGTSLVDMYVKCGEMTDSRKVFDRMRKRNTVTWTSLIAGYARKGLGEEAIRLFQVMKRRHIHANNLTIVSILRACGLIEASLLGRELHAQIIKNSMEPSIYMGSTLIWFYCKCGEYHHAFKVLQQMPLRDVVSWTAIISGCARLGQESEALELLKEMMEEGVDPNSFTFSSALKACANMESILQGKLIHSYANKTPAMSNVFVGSALIYMYSKCGYVSEALQVFDSMPERNLVSWKAMIVGYAKNGLCQEALKLMYRMKAEGIEVDDYISSTVLTACGDVEFYMEPSSKYSLLSS, translated from the coding sequence ATGCTCTCAGCAACTTTGCTCTTACCACCATTCTTCCTTTCACAACCACCTCCATTTCTCTCTACTCAACAATCCAAttctaaacccaaacccaaatccaaatccaaatcctcaGCACAAACCAAGAACTCAAAGTCAAGGAATATTAATAACTACAACAATATAAATCATGACCATTGTTACAGGACCACCTCCAATTTCCATTGCTGCTTTTGTAGCGAGGACCCAGTTGATATCTCCATCGCCCAACAAAACCCAGATGTCGGAATTTCCGATAATAATCAGTGGCCAAGTCCTGACTTGCTCGCGGTCTGGCTTCGGTCGAGTCGTAGTTTGAAAGAGGCCAGAAGAATTCACGCGTTTGTTTTGAAATGTTTGCGGGATTCGGCTACGTATGTTGGCAATAATTTGATTAGCACTTACTTGGGTTTTGGGAAATTAGCTGAGGCTCGTAAAGTGTTCGATAAAATGCCGAAGAAGAATGTGGTTACTTGGACTGCTATTATTGATGGGTACTTGGAATTTGGTTTGGATGATGAGGCTTTAAGGTTATTTCAGGACTCTATTAAAAATAGGGTTCGGGCAAATGGTAgcatgtttgtgtgtgttttgaatTTGTGTCGTAGGAGATCGGATTTTGAACTTGGGAGTCAGATTCATGCTTGTATTGTGAAAGGTGGTTGGAGGAACTTGATTGTAGATAGCGCTGTTGTTTACTTCTATGCTCAATGTGGGGAGTTACAAAGTGCATTTTGTGTATTTGATCGGATGCCAGAGTGGGATGTGGTTTGTTGGACAACGATGGTCACCGCCTGTTCACAACAAGGGTGTGGACAGGAGGCATTTTCACTGTTCTCACGAATGTTAAGTAAAGGGTTTTCACCTAACGAGTTTACAATATGTAGTGTTCTGAAGGCTTGTGGAGAGGAGAAGGTATTAAAATTTGGGAGACAGTTACACGGTGCCGTAGTGAAGAAAGTATATAGGAAAGATATTTTTGTGGGGACCTCCCTTGTGGATATGTATGTAAAATGTGGGGAGATGACAGATTCTAGAAAAGTCTTTGATCGAATGAGGAAGAGAAACACGGTTACATGGACATCACTTATAGCTGGATATGCTCGGAAAGGGCTTGGTGAGGAGGCCATTAGACTGTTTCAAGTAATGAAGAGACGACATATACATGCTAACAACTTGACAATTGTAAGCATCCTCAGGGCTTGTGGCTTAATTGAGGCTTCACTATTGGGTAGGGAGCTTCATGCACAAATAATCAAGAATTCTATGGAACCCAGTATATACATGGGAAGCACTCTAATATGGTTCTACTGTAAATGTGGAGAGTACCATCATGCCTTCAAGGTCCTCCAACAGATGCCTCTTAGAGATGTTGTATCATGGACTGCAATTATTTCCGGTTGTGCACGTCTTGGGCAGGAGTCTGAAGCTCTTGAGTTATTGAAAGAGATGATGGAGGAAGGTGTAGATCCTAACTCATTTACTTTTTCATCAGCTTTGAAAGCGTGTGCCAATATGGAATCTATCCTTCAGGGGAAGTTGATTCATTCCTATGCAAACAAGACCCCTGCCATGTCTAATGTATTTGTGGGTAGTGCgttaatatatatgtattcaAAATGTGGGTATGTATCAGAGGCGTTACAAGTTTTTGACAGCATGCCAGAAAGGAATTTGGTTTCGTGGAAGGCTATGATTGTGGGTTATGCAAAGAATGGGCTCTGC